Genomic DNA from Vicia villosa cultivar HV-30 ecotype Madison, WI unplaced genomic scaffold, Vvil1.0 ctg.000089F_1_1, whole genome shotgun sequence:
GACTCGCGTTAAATACAATAGGTGTGAGGGGTGTTAATATCTttcccttgcataaccgactcccgaacacGAATTTGGATGAGATAAACTTTTTTGTTATTCAAgggttttattgatattttcTCTTTCCTTTTGGAATCAATAAGttttggtggcgactctattaTATTTCGAGTGTTCGTTACGCTCAGATATTTTTTGCGCCGCGATAACCTTTTCTATAAATGAATTCAACCGAGggataggggtggaaataggccaagccgataacaggggcctacaggctagcctatataggctaagGTCAGgccatatattatttttaaatagaaaaggcctaggcttcttTATAatcctatttagttaaaaaggctaggcctcaggccctaaaaaaagcgttttaagcctatcaggccgacctttttaaataaatatgaatactttttatgatcattatgttatattttgtactttgaattaaaatacataaataaaacttggttatcttgaagaacttgtgaaaataagatgaaaataccagatgaacattgttttcattaATTTTCTTAAACAATAGTCTCCtagaacttatgctaataggtaagttaaaataagttagtctatttaatcattattttaattgcttatttacatatgtctaaaacaaataggcttttatgtaggctaacaggctaaccaggccttcgaaaaggccaggctcaggcctaaaaaataaTCCTACGATAGGCtacaggtcaggcttaggctttagttattttgacaggccaggcttaggcttggcaaagTCTAGCTTGGCCCAACCTATTTCCACCCATACCGAGGGACTAAACCTTTATAGATACATTTAGCTAAGGGATTCACCCTTTATAAATACCTTTAGCTGAGGGACTCGCTCCTAGCTAAGGGATTCGCCTAGTAAGCATGGTTATTCTCGTTGAGAGAAGACCATTATAAATACATCTCCTCTCATGGAGAAGATATAGACCCTTAGTGATACATATTTTGTACACCCCAAATAACACAAAGCTTAATATAACCTTAATACACGAGTTCCGTTAATCATATGGCTGCTACCAAGCATCACTGGTCATCATTATAGCCTCTCACCTCATGTGAGCAAGTCTCTTAAATCACCTCAAAACACTACCTCACTGGGCTTCTTGCCATCGTGGGCAAGCCCTAATACCATAAACTGTTATAGATCTACTAAGGTCTCTAAGTCTCATTGTCCTTGAGGTGGAACACACATACCTGTACTTTTTGATCAgtacataatttaaaataaatttaaaaattttcaaatatatatttcatatatttcaaataataGTATAAACTAAATATTAATGCATCAACGAAGcaattaatattctaaattatcaaaattaaatattcTGAATTATTAACGGGGCCGACTTGGCAATAGGTTTGGGATTTGTGTTAGGTACCAAGTTGTGTTAATATGTACTATAGTTTTTGGTACCTTTCGATTCGTTTTATAGCATTTTCGTATTATTTCTCTTACTTTGTGATAATATATGTTAAGTTTAGTAATTATGTTTATATTTCTTTCTAATCTTCTTTTTAGGTAATTTTATTTGAGGTTTTTCCTTTTTAAGGACTTGGAGCTTGATTGAATAGATGGATTTCATGTGGaaaaattagagtttttgaaAGCTTTAAGGGCGCGTCGCGTGCTGTAGCGCGGCATAGGACATTTTTCTTGGCTTCTTGGCAGAatgttgcgcgcgtcgcgcggaaaAGAGGGCGCGTTGCGCGACTTAGGGCGGTTTGATTATTTAATGAAGGCGCGCGTAGCGTgctagagggcgcgacgcgcgctctgcggTAATTTGCTGCTCTATATAAAGACCATATCAGATATTTTCAGGGTTACACACTTTTGAGAGAGAACCAAAGCAATATACCATTGTAGCATTATAGAATCGAAGATCCTGAGCATCAATCGTCGAGAAATCATTATTGATGCTTgatcatcttcatctcttccttcttgtgcaagctaccatgtcaATGGATAGCTAAAGCATTTTGGTATCAAgacaagatgtaatcttcctttcattttgtatgtttgtctattgaatattgtgtatgaacaagttatgaatCAATATAGATGATATATTTTGCTTATTCTTGGatttctatggtttaaatgtttgtgaaatacaatatttatatcttgacctaactttatcatctatcaaacattaagtcTAGACATGGAATTAGTGGTTGATATTCACTTTGTATCGCTTTATAAATGTTGTTTGTGTTGTTCAATCGGTTGTGAAATTGTTGGTTGAACAATACGGTAAAACTTGTTATAACGTTGCGGAAACAAACGGTATAGATGAATGATACATGATATTATTGATTCATAACGAGTTCATATGCATGATTATAGGAAGACATAAAAtttaggttgatgaaatcaagtcttgatacttcTTTAAAACCTTAAAACTTTCTTAATTTTAATCCTTGCTACTAAAACTTGTGAATGAACTTTGACAAAACAAAACCCAAAGTAACTCTAGCTCACGACACTATAAACTGTAGAACGGCGGTAGTATCTCATCAATCCCTATggaaacaataattaaaaaagtactccaatatactttGAACAATTTGCACTAATGTCTGGATTATCCTTTCATAGGCATATTTTGAACTTAGTCAAAACAAATTTTCCCCATCAAATTCAGAGTGGGTTCTAATGGCACAATAAAGTTATTACTTGCAAAGCAAGTAACACAAAATTAGGAAATGAGAAAACAAGAAAAGAgagagtttttttaaaaaaaagtttcacTTAAGCTTCATACAAACTTACATCAAAGGCGTAAGGATGATTGATTTCATAGTTGTGTGTGATTCAAGTAACTTACTTGTGTAATGAGCTAACCAAGTTAACTAACTATGTAACCAACGTCTAGTTAGTTATAACTTTCAGTTGGAATTATTACATCATCCCCCCATAATTCTAAATGCTTACAAGTCCTAATTGTCTCCTTAAGTATTCAAAACTTTcaattttaaatacttttgtaaatccaTGAGTCAATTGCTCCTTTGTAGGGAAATGTATGACCTATATCATGCCTTTAATCACTTTTTATctaatgaagtgaaatcttgtcTCAATACGCTTGCTTCTTCCATGTGAAACTGGATTCTTGGCAAAGCTTAATATGGATTTGTTGTCAATCATCTTCATAGGCTTTTGAACTTCACACCTTACTTCCTTCAACAACGAGTCAAGCCAAATTAATTGTTATAAGGAAAATGAACTTGCTATATACTAAGCTTCACAAGAGGACAATGCGGTGACTGACTGCTTCTTTGTAAACCAAGAGATGGCTGCCTCATTGTACAAGAATACATAACCAGATGTATTTCTTCTATCAGTTTTGTCTCCACACCAATTAGTATCATTATAACCAATCAACATGTCCTTATTTCATTcataaaaattgcaaattttaaaCCTAGCTTCAAGATTCCTATTATATATCTTGAATTCTCTTTGTAGCTAGGTGAATCTTCTTTGCCATCCTCATAAATCTGGTCATTGTACTTACTACATAGCATATACTTGGCCTATTATTCCATAAGTATCATAGTGAACAAACAATTTTTTTGTACAATGTGGCATCTACCTCTTCTTCACTTGCACACTCATCCAGCTTAGTGTTTGTCTCAAAAGGATTTGTGTCTGATTTACAATCAATCACCTCAAATCTTAAAAGCAATTTTTTAACATAGTTTTGTTGATGCATGATCATTCCCTATTTGCTCTTCATAAATTCCATGCCAAGAAAGTATAATAGTCTGCCTAGGTAAGTCATCTCAAATTCTTCCTTTGTTTAAGCCTTTAGCTTATTTAAAGCACATGAATATGGTTGCCTATAATAAGCCAATAATTTACACACAAGTAAATCATCATGATGAATTCTTCCTTTTATTCCTGCGCATATACACCATACTCCACAATACATTTCTTGAATCCCAATTTAGCAAGAAATTGTACAATTCTTTTATTCCAATCTCTTTGACCTTTCTTCAAACCATATAAGGCCTTGTGTAACTTGTATAccattttcctttctttttattACAAAACCTGTGGGGATGAGTTACATATACTATTTCTTCTAGAGAGTCATTTAAAAATACATAGTTTACATCTAAGTGGTGTAGGGACCAATCTCTACTACTAGCTATTGTTACCATCAACCTTACAATTTAAAGCCTTTCCACAGGAGCTAAGACCTTATTATAGTCGATGCCATATTTCTGCAAGAACCCTTTAGCCTCCAATCTTGCTTTGTGTTTTGAAACTAAGCCTTATGGATTAAGCTTAGTCTTATACACCCATCTCACACATGTAAACTCAACTtcatttttagaaacaaattgttTCGCAGATGGCTTTCTTCACACCTTGATTCTTCTAGTACCTTCATTTTTAGATTCTTAGTAGGACACCTATCGAGGATATAAGTGATGGTATTAATTGCTTCGCTAAAAAACTAATGAGGCAATTTCTTGTGTTTAAGCATACTCTTTTCTATGTCAAGAATTATCCTATTTCTTCTTTCTTCTAGACATTGTGTTGTGATGTATAGGATAAGGTTACTTAATGTTTTATACCTTCACTACTAAAGTATGCTTCAAACTATTTTTATGTATATTCTCCGCCTCCATTTATCCTTAAAACCTTAATTTTTTTGCTACTTTCCTTCTCAAGTACTATTTTGAACTTCTTGAAGACTTTAAAAGCTTCACTTTTGAGACTGATGGTATAAGGTGACAACATCCTTGTATATCCATCCACAAAGGTGATGAAGTATCTATTACCTCCAAAGAATGTTACCTCAAAAAGACCGCAAATATCAAAATGCACCACTTCAAGAGCATCTCTCTTGATCTCTTAGGCAGTTCAAAAGCAAAAGATGATATGATTTTATTACTTCTTAATAAGATTTCACATGCCATACTCCTTGTGCTCAGTATAGGAAAACCACGAACCAAGTTCTTAGAGCTTAATTTACTTAAGCTTTTAAAGTTCATATATCCATAACTTATCCATTATGGCTCAGTAATGCTTGATAGTCATACTTCATTTCTTGGTTGAATGATGCAATTGAAAGTTCTATTCTTACTTGAATCTAAGTTGATCAGTCATTCTTAATGTCCTATCATGTGATTGGAGCATTTCAAGTCTAGATACTGTTGTTCAGATAATGGATTTCCTTCACAAGTGATGGTCATTAGTAGCACTGCATTTGATTCACAATCATCGTGTGCTATGTTGGCCTCTTCATCTCCTTTATGAATTTTCTTTCTTCCTTGTTTCTTATACCAACATTCATTTGCAAAGTGACCATTCTTCTCACAATTATATTATTGTATCTTACTTTTTTCAAAGTCCTTATTCTTCATTTGATTCTTGACATATCCTCCTCCTTTAGAGGATTCATCCTTTTCATTACTCAACCTTTCCCAATTGCTTCCATCAAAAGTTAGGATATTAGTTGAGAAACCCCCATTTGCATTTATCTTTCTTTTGTCTCAAGAAACCTCTGCAATTTTTCTTTACTCTATTCTTCCCACTGTTTTCCTCACACTTTACTTATATTTACCTTATGTATCAACACAAACTCACTTTGATGTCAAAACCTGTTTCTAGATGCCAATTAATGGGAGAGAACAAGAAAATAGAATGTTTgctcaaaattgttttttaattaaacttCACACAAACTTATGAATATTGTATTACATGAAAAGCATAGGAATTGTTGGTTTTATAGTTGCTTGTGATTCAAGTAACTTACTTGAGTCACAAGCTAACCTATTAACTAACTCCTAGTTATTTATAACcctcatttaaaaaatattacatcagGTTCGGAGGATATCCACAAGTACGGGTTTCGTTGTCATGTCTAGGCAAGATAAATATAATTCATATTCCCCATAAAGAAATCTCGTCTCGAGGAGAGATTGTCGTCCGATTTCACAATGTACTatactttaaaaaattatttcgaATGTTTTGGCAAATAGAATGAAAGTCTTGTTACCAAGTTGCATTTCTCAATAACAATATGTTTTTATTGATAAGGATCGAGAAATTGTGGAAAGATTTAGAGTTGAGTCCATCAACATCATTTCAATTAGTGCGAGATTACTATTAATACCGCACAACACCAGAGCACAGAAAGATGAAATGCAATGTAGAGGCCgcaattttcaaaaatcaaaactaTAACAGGGCAGACATGTGTTTAATGGATGACAAGGGTAATTTTATGAAGGCAGGGACAATTTGAACCCATAACAACCCCAACCACATGAAGCGAAAGACTGAAACAACCaatatttttattacaaaatTTGGATATTTCTAATGTTGTCATAAAACTGCAATCTATAGACCTCAATATGAATTTGGtgctattttttattttcttataaaactCCACTACAACTTATGACAAATTTTAGGATAAGTTTTATCAAGAGACAAGTCAACTTTAAACGTGATCGGTTTCTGGCTTGAGTATTGACAATTGAAATCAcgcaaattattttaaattaaaataacaagatAAAATGCAACAACCGAGGGATGGGAGGAAAGTATGTTTAATAAGGATCAATTTGTGGGTTGGTGAGGTTCCTAAGTAAACCTACTACCTTGGTATGCGTTGtgcattaatttaaaaaatatggaGTCCAATTTAACTAATAAAAACTCCGCTATTTAGAATAATAAAACATCTATTTATTTTCTACTGATCAGAAAGATATTGAGAGGAAGAATGAGTAGTAGTGGTGAAGAAGGAAAGGTTGTGTGTGTGACTGGTGCTTCTGGTTATATTGCTTCATGGATTGTTAAGTTTCTTCTCCAACGTGGTTACACTGTTAGAGCCACTGTTCGTAATATAAGTAATCCAAATAAGGTTGATCACTTGGTTAAACTTGATGGTGCAAAGGAAAGGTTGCAACTCTTTAAGGCGGATCTATTAGAAGAAGGTTCATTTGATTCTGTTATTCACGGCTGTCATGGTGTCTTTCATACTGCTTCACCGGTTCATTTCGTTGTTGATGACCCTCAGGTAAGATCATCTCCATTATCCGAGTTGTATGTGTGATACCAACTCTTAATTTTTGTGATTTCATTTTTTCAGACACAATTGATAGATCCTGCTGTGAAGGGAACTCTTAATGTTTTAAATTCATGCGCGAAATCGGGATCAGTTAAACGAGTTGTTTTAACTTCTTCTATTGCCGCGGCTTTATACACCGGAAAGCCTAGAAAACCAGAAATTGTAGTTGATGAGACATGGTTTTCAGATCCACAGTTCTTATTGGAAAATAAGGTAGAACTATATCATGTGTCTCTTTTCCATTTACTAGATAATTACTACGCAATAATTAATATTGATGTAATTGTACTTGTTTGTTATAATAACTGTATTTCAGATGTGGTATCAATTTGCAAAGACTTCAGCAGAAGAAGCTGCAAACAAATTTCTAACAGAAAACAATATTGACTATGTTGTTATGAATCCAGCTGTGGTGATAGGGCCTCTCTTGCAACCAGAACTTAACGATAGTTCCGCTTTAATTCTTAACTTAATAAatggtaattttttattttccgGTGATGTTTTTTACAAAATGCATCTGCGTTTGTGTTACAAATTTTATATTGTAGCAAAATGCACCCAAACATTCGAAGATAATTGACTTCACTTTAAACTCGTTGATTCAACTGCGGCTGCGCTATGCAGGTTCAGAAACATTTTTGAATGTCGCTTTTGGATGGATCAATGTGAAGGATGTTGCAAATGCGCATATTCAAGCATATGAGGATTCTTCGGCTAGTGGAAGATATTGTTTGGTTGAAAGAGTGATACATTTCTCTGAACTTACTAAGATTTTACGTGATATGTATCCAACATTGCAAATTCCGAACAAGTAAGTTTTGTTATTCAATCAAATACTATgatatatttataagaaaaatgtttcttataaataaattatGTTATCAGGTGTGCAGATGATAAGCCTTTGATGCAAACATTTCAAGTTTCCAAAGAAAAGGCAAAGAAATTGGGAGTTGAATTTATTCCCCTAGAAGTCAGCCTCAGAGA
This window encodes:
- the LOC131623881 gene encoding cinnamoyl-CoA reductase CAD2-like, whose translation is MSSSGEEGKVVCVTGASGYIASWIVKFLLQRGYTVRATVRNISNPNKVDHLVKLDGAKERLQLFKADLLEEGSFDSVIHGCHGVFHTASPVHFVVDDPQTQLIDPAVKGTLNVLNSCAKSGSVKRVVLTSSIAAALYTGKPRKPEIVVDETWFSDPQFLLENKMWYQFAKTSAEEAANKFLTENNIDYVVMNPAVVIGPLLQPELNDSSALILNLINGSETFLNVAFGWINVKDVANAHIQAYEDSSASGRYCLVERVIHFSELTKILRDMYPTLQIPNKCADDKPLMQTFQVSKEKAKKLGVEFIPLEVSLREIVESLKERKFADF